Part of the Moorella sp. E308F genome, CTGGTGAATGATACGGAAGGGTGGGCACCGGAAGTCCTGGAGAGCCTGGCCGCCGAGCCGACCATCAGGGGCCTTTTTGTCCGTCGCCTGCAAGCAAAGCTTGCCGGCGCAACGGGACCCGGGGAAGCGGAGGTAATGCGCCGGGCGCTTTTTCGCGGGCTCCTGGCCCTGAAGGGAGGCGGCGGGTCATGCCGGCTGTAACCTGGCGGCGGCTGAGCCTGGCAGGTTTTGGCTGCTACCGGGAGCAGGTGACTGTTACTTTCCAGGAAGGCCTCAACGTCCTGGTGGCCCCCAATGAAAAGGGCAAATCAACTCTCGTTGCCGGCCTGGAAGCCGTCCTTTTCGGGCTGCCCAACACTGTTAACCCGGAAGCCTTTGGCAGCGCCCGTTTTGCCAACCGGGAAGAGCCGGACCGGTTTGAAGGAGAAGTGGAGTTTTTGGTGGACGGCCGGGTATACGCCATAAAGCGGCAATTCAGCACCAACCGGGTAACCCTTAAGAGGAGGGGCGATCACGGCTGGGAGGAAGTCTGGCGGGGGAGCCACAACCCCGGCGCCCATAAGAAAATCCCCGCTTATGTCGAACACCTTACTGCTTTTCTGGGCATTACCTCCCGAGAGCTCTTTGAAGCCACCTTCTGCCTGGGCCAGCCCCTACCGGAAGGGCGGGCTTTAAGCAGTGAGGTGCAAAAGCTTCTTTCCGGCAGCGGCGGCCACTATCAGGATGCCCTGAAAATACTGGCCGGCGACTTAAGGGCCCTGACCCGTTACTGCGGCGACCGGGGCGTGGGCAACAACGGGCGCAAAGATGCCCGGCTGGAGGAGCTGCAGGCGGAAATTGCCGCTTTGCGGGCGCAGCAGCAGACAGCCGGCAGCACCATCGAGGAGCTGGCTGTCATACGTTCCCGGCTCCAGGAACTGGCGACAGAAATTAAGAACGTCCGGGCGCAACTAAAAAAACAGCAGGACCTGCGGGCGGCCTGGGATAGGTGGCGGGCCCTGCAGCTGAGGTACAAAAGCGTCCTGCGCGAACAGCAGCAGGCCGCGGCGGTCCAGGAGAGGGCCCGGGAGCTGGAACAGAAGATCCGCCGGCACCGGGAGGAGGCAGCCCGGCAGTATCCCGAGTGGGCCGCGGCCCCGGCAGGCAGCGCCGGCCAGCTCGACCGCCTGGTGGAGCTGGAGCAGGAAATAGCCCGCTTACAGGGCGAGGCGGCGAACTGGGAGGCGCAGCTCCGGGATTTAAATGAAGAACAGGAAGCATTAACGGCCAGGCTGCAGGGTGAGCTGGCAGCAGTGGCCAATCACCCGGACATCCTGCGGGACCTGGAGGACCTCCAGGGCCTCCTCAAAGAGCAGGAGCAGCTGGCCGGGCAGATACAGGAACTGGCGGCCCGGGCGGAAGAGGTGGCTGCTGAACTGGCCGACCTGCCTGATTTCAGCGTGCTGGGAAACAGCCCGGCTGCAGTCCTGGAGGGTTTACAAGTTGCGGCGCGCCAGCTCCTGGAGGACTGGGGCCGCTTTCAGGAGCAGCAAAACCGCTATAAGAAACTGGAAGCGGAACTGGCCGGGGATTTAAGCTGCTTTGCCGGGCTGCCGCCGGAAAAGGAAGCCCTGGTGGCCAGTTATGAGGCAACCAGGCTCGCCCTGGAAAAGGAAAAAAAGGAGGCCCGGGAAGCCTGCCGGCGCCTGGAGGAACAAAAGGCGGCCTACCGGCGCCGCGAGGAAGAGTACCGGCGGGAATTCGGCGACCTGGACGCTTTAGGAGAGGAAGCCCTCCACGCCGCCACAGATAAACCCGGGCTTCTCGCCGAACTCCAGGCCCGGGAAGCGGCCAGGCAGGCGGCCCTGGCAGCCGGCTGCCGCCGGAGGCAGGTTTTAACCCTGGCCCTGGCCGGCGCCGGCCTGCTAGCGGGCCTGGCAGCCGGGCTGGCCACCGGCAGCTGGCTTCTTGCAGCGGCGGTTGCCCTGTTCCTTGGCGGCCTGGGCTGCGGCGCCGGAGCTTACCTGGGCCGTCCTGGCAGAGACATCCTGGACCTGACTGCAGAAATTACCGCCCTGCAGGAGCAGCTGGCGCAGCTGGATGCCATATTAGGCCCCTGGGCGGGGGCTGCGGCGGCTGAGCTGGGCGAGCTGCGCCGGCGCTTGCTGGAGCGGGAACGGGCGCGGGCGGAACTGGCAGCCCTGGCCGCTTCTCTGCCCGGCACGGCTGAAGAAGAGGCGGCCCGGCAGGCCCTGGAAGCAGCCGAGAAGGCGCTTCGGGACTTCCAGGCCGCTACCGCCGCCATCAGCGCCCGCTTTAACGATGTGACGGCAGCCTATCGCCGTTACCTGGCTGCCAGGGAAGAGATGGAGCGGCTGGCAGCCGGGATGGAGGCCTTTACCATAAAGGCCGTGGGAGCGCCGCCGCCGGCAGCTTTAACGGTACCCCTGGCCGGCCTTGGAACCCCGTGGCCGGGTCTGGCCCGCCTGGCGCGGCTGGCCGGGCAGGCCCCGGCCACGGTGGGCGAGCTTTTGACCTGGTTAAAGGAACTGGACCAATCCGCCTGGGAAGATTTCCTGGCCCGGGCGCGGCAGTGGGAGGAATTGACGGCCCGGGACCGGCAGGTAAAAGAAAAACGGGAGCAGCTCCTGCAGCCGGATAAAGAGGGGCGGACGGCCCTGGTACGCCTGGCGGCAAAGATCACCGGGCTGGAAAGACATATAGCCCCCTTTACAGCGGCTACCGCAGCCGGGGAAATTGCTCCCCTGCTGGCAGAGGCGGCGAGGATAAAAGAGCGCCTGGCGGAACTGGCCGGCCAGCAGCAGGCTGCCGGGAGCAGAGTTAAGGATTTACGGGGGCAAATCCAGGAGCTGGAACTTGAGGCGGAAGGCTTGCGGGAAGATCTGGCCGCCCTCCTGGCACCGGCCGGTGGGGATGCCGGTAAAGCCCTGAAGCGCCGGCAGGGCTATGAACAGCTGGCCCGGGAATGGCAGGGCTGGCAGGAGCAGCTGGCCGGACTCCTGGGCGAAGGCAGCCTGGAAGATCTGGCTGCAGCTTACCTGGATGCCGCCAACCGGACCATGGCCGTCCTGCAGGAATGGCAGGCTCTGGTCCGGGAGCACCCGGGCCTGCCCGAGCCGGGAGGGGAAACAAAAGGGGAGGAACTGGAAGAACAGTACAGGGCCCTCCAGGCAGGGATATTAGAAATGGAAGGCCGGCTGCAGGGGCTGGAAGAAGAAGAACGTCAGCTCCTGCGCCGCCAGTCCCAATTGGAAGGCGGCCAGATCGCCAACATAGCCATTGTTGCCGAGACCCTGGCTGCCAGGGAAAAGGAGCTGGAGCGCCTGGAGCTGGAGGCCGGTGCCCTGGCCCTGGCCTACCGTGAGCTTGCAGCCGCGGCCCGGGATTACAGCCAGAACTACCGCCGCGAGCTGGCCCTGGCTGCCAGCCGCTATTTTAACCTCTTTACGGGCCGGCAGGAGCGCCGGGTAGAGATCACTGAAGATTTCCAGGTCGAAGTCAGGGAAGGAGGCGTAGCCGTAGCCCTGGCCCAGCTCAGCCGCGGCGCCCAGGACCAGCTTTACCTCTCTTTGCGCCTGGCTATTGGCGACCTTCTGAGCGCAGATTTAACCCTGCCCTTTATCTTTGACGACTGCTTTGTTAACTGTGACGCTGAACGCCGCGAGCGCATCCGGGAGAGTCTCACGGCCCTGGCCCTTGAGCGGCAGCTGCTTCTTTTATCCCACGACCCGGATTTTGCCGCCTGGGGAACCCCGGTGCAGATCGAAAGCCAGGGAAGCCTGTTAAGTGCTACTTAATGACCCGCTTGTTCATAAAAGGGAGTGTTGAACTTGTCTTTACGTCTCGTCCTGGGCCGTGCCGGGTCGGGCAAGACGCGCTTTTGCCTTGAGGAAATAAAGGCCGCCCTGGCGGAGGGGCCGGCAGGCCCGGCCCTCATAATCCTTACCCCGGAGCAGGCCACCCTGCAGATGGAATTGGATTTACATAGAGCCGTCCCCTGCCCGGGCTTCAGCCGCGCCCAGGTCTTAAGCTTTCGCCGCCTGGGCTGGCGGGTCTTCCAGGAGGCCGGCGGCGCCGCCCGGCCCCACCTGGGCGAGATGGGCAAGCGTATGGCCCTGCGGGCCATTCTCAATGCCCGCCAGGGGGATTTGACCCTTTTCGCTTCCCTGGCGGGCAGTCCCGGCTTTGTTGAGCAACTCGCCCATACCATCGCTGAATTAAAGCTCTACCGGGTTGAGCCCGGCGAGCTCAAGCGGGTAGCCGAGCATTACCGGGAGACCGGCCGGGGGGAAACCATCCTGGGCCGCAAGCTTCACGATCTGGCCCTCATTTACAGCGAACTGGAAAAATATCTCGCCGGCCGCTACCTGGATCCCGACGATTATTTGACTTTACTCGCACGGCGGTTGCCGGAAGCAAGCTTTATTAAAGGAGCCCTGGTCTGG contains:
- a CDS encoding AAA family ATPase codes for the protein MPAVTWRRLSLAGFGCYREQVTVTFQEGLNVLVAPNEKGKSTLVAGLEAVLFGLPNTVNPEAFGSARFANREEPDRFEGEVEFLVDGRVYAIKRQFSTNRVTLKRRGDHGWEEVWRGSHNPGAHKKIPAYVEHLTAFLGITSRELFEATFCLGQPLPEGRALSSEVQKLLSGSGGHYQDALKILAGDLRALTRYCGDRGVGNNGRKDARLEELQAEIAALRAQQQTAGSTIEELAVIRSRLQELATEIKNVRAQLKKQQDLRAAWDRWRALQLRYKSVLREQQQAAAVQERARELEQKIRRHREEAARQYPEWAAAPAGSAGQLDRLVELEQEIARLQGEAANWEAQLRDLNEEQEALTARLQGELAAVANHPDILRDLEDLQGLLKEQEQLAGQIQELAARAEEVAAELADLPDFSVLGNSPAAVLEGLQVAARQLLEDWGRFQEQQNRYKKLEAELAGDLSCFAGLPPEKEALVASYEATRLALEKEKKEAREACRRLEEQKAAYRRREEEYRREFGDLDALGEEALHAATDKPGLLAELQAREAARQAALAAGCRRRQVLTLALAGAGLLAGLAAGLATGSWLLAAAVALFLGGLGCGAGAYLGRPGRDILDLTAEITALQEQLAQLDAILGPWAGAAAAELGELRRRLLERERARAELAALAASLPGTAEEEAARQALEAAEKALRDFQAATAAISARFNDVTAAYRRYLAAREEMERLAAGMEAFTIKAVGAPPPAALTVPLAGLGTPWPGLARLARLAGQAPATVGELLTWLKELDQSAWEDFLARARQWEELTARDRQVKEKREQLLQPDKEGRTALVRLAAKITGLERHIAPFTAATAAGEIAPLLAEAARIKERLAELAGQQQAAGSRVKDLRGQIQELELEAEGLREDLAALLAPAGGDAGKALKRRQGYEQLAREWQGWQEQLAGLLGEGSLEDLAAAYLDAANRTMAVLQEWQALVREHPGLPEPGGETKGEELEEQYRALQAGILEMEGRLQGLEEEERQLLRRQSQLEGGQIANIAIVAETLAAREKELERLELEAGALALAYRELAAAARDYSQNYRRELALAASRYFNLFTGRQERRVEITEDFQVEVREGGVAVALAQLSRGAQDQLYLSLRLAIGDLLSADLTLPFIFDDCFVNCDAERRERIRESLTALALERQLLLLSHDPDFAAWGTPVQIESQGSLLSAT